In Mesorhizobium sp., one DNA window encodes the following:
- a CDS encoding ABC transporter ATP-binding protein has protein sequence MTPSLSTQNLTIRFGGHAAVNDVTASFRPGELTVIVGPNGAGKTTWFNLVSGQLTPTSGRIFKGETEITRLSPSARAKAGVGRAFQLTNLFPKLSVRENVRLVVQARAGKGPDVFRRAAALSAVNAETEEHLATSRLSSVADLPASALPHGDQRKLEVAMMIAMKPDIFMFDEPTAGMSAAEAPAILDLIAEIKKDASKTILLVEHKMDVVRKLADRIIVLHNGELVADGKPDEVMAMPIVREIYLGQGAEEVA, from the coding sequence GTGACCCCCTCCCTCTCGACCCAGAACCTGACGATCCGCTTCGGCGGGCACGCCGCGGTGAACGATGTCACGGCATCGTTCCGGCCCGGCGAGCTCACCGTCATCGTCGGCCCCAACGGCGCCGGCAAGACGACCTGGTTCAACCTCGTTTCCGGCCAGCTGACGCCGACCTCGGGGCGCATCTTCAAGGGCGAGACCGAGATCACGCGCCTGTCGCCCTCGGCCCGCGCCAAGGCGGGCGTCGGCCGCGCCTTCCAGCTCACCAACCTGTTTCCGAAGCTTTCCGTGCGCGAAAACGTCCGCCTCGTCGTCCAGGCCCGCGCCGGCAAGGGGCCGGACGTCTTCCGCCGCGCCGCCGCGCTTTCGGCGGTCAACGCCGAGACCGAAGAGCACCTCGCCACCAGCCGGCTCTCCTCCGTCGCCGACCTACCGGCCTCGGCGCTTCCGCACGGCGACCAGCGCAAGCTCGAAGTGGCGATGATGATCGCCATGAAGCCCGACATCTTCATGTTCGACGAGCCGACCGCCGGCATGTCGGCCGCCGAAGCGCCCGCGATTCTCGACCTGATCGCCGAGATCAAGAAGGACGCGTCGAAGACCATCCTGCTCGTCGAGCACAAGATGGACGTGGTGCGCAAACTCGCCGATCGCATCATCGTCCTGCACAATGGCGAGCTCGTCGCCGACGGAAAGCCCGACGAGGTCATGGCCATGCCGATCGTCCGCGAGATCTATCTCGGCCAGGGCGCGGAGGAGGTGGCATGA
- a CDS encoding GtrA family protein, protein MSRFLRFLVIGTVGFVADAGMLGALLVSTPLGVYSARLASIGFALLVTWLLNRLITFGPSSRPVAVEGARYGGVGIASSVINYLAYSAFIWAMPDVPIIVALVLASVVALAFSFLGYSRLVFDR, encoded by the coding sequence GTGAGCAGGTTCCTGCGTTTCCTGGTGATCGGCACGGTCGGCTTTGTCGCCGATGCCGGTATGCTCGGCGCCCTGCTGGTGTCGACGCCGCTCGGCGTCTATTCGGCCCGCCTCGCGTCGATCGGCTTCGCGCTTCTCGTCACCTGGCTGCTCAACCGGCTGATCACCTTCGGCCCCTCGTCGCGTCCCGTCGCGGTCGAAGGCGCGCGCTATGGCGGCGTCGGCATCGCCAGCTCGGTGATCAACTACCTCGCCTATTCGGCCTTCATCTGGGCGATGCCCGATGTGCCGATCATCGTCGCGCTGGTGCTTGCGTCCGTCGTGGCGCTGGCCTTCTCCTTCCTCGGCTATTCGCGGCTGGTCTTCGACCGCTGA
- a CDS encoding alpha/beta hydrolase, with the protein MSSPRSTYVTAAGFEVHVTEWGNRANPALVMWHGLARTGRDFDEAAEALSDTYFVICPDTIGRGLSSWARRPEIDYSYRSFGDTALGLLDHYGIGRLRWVGTSMGGLIGVTLAAGRLKDRISHLVINDIGPDIPEAGTGRIASYVGNPPVYETVAEMDAWLRRNYAPFGDNSDAFWQRMVDTSVRRTDAGKVTVHYDPAIVSQFTHHKADLDVWDAYDAIGAPTLLLRGETSDVLAAPVAARMTQRGPKPRLVEFAGVGHAPTLATPAEIDLLRSFLAS; encoded by the coding sequence ATGAGCAGCCCCCGCTCGACCTACGTCACCGCCGCGGGCTTCGAGGTCCACGTCACCGAATGGGGCAACAGGGCCAACCCGGCGCTGGTGATGTGGCACGGGCTCGCCCGCACCGGCCGCGACTTCGACGAGGCGGCCGAGGCGCTCTCCGACACCTATTTCGTCATCTGCCCCGACACGATCGGCCGCGGTCTGTCGTCCTGGGCGCGGCGGCCCGAGATCGACTATTCCTACCGCTCCTTCGGCGACACCGCGCTCGGCCTGCTCGACCACTACGGCATCGGCCGGCTGCGCTGGGTCGGCACCTCCATGGGCGGGCTGATCGGGGTCACGCTCGCCGCCGGCCGGCTCAAGGACCGCATCTCGCACCTCGTCATCAACGACATCGGCCCGGACATTCCGGAAGCCGGAACCGGCCGCATCGCGTCCTATGTCGGCAACCCGCCGGTCTACGAGACGGTGGCCGAGATGGACGCCTGGCTCCGCCGCAACTACGCCCCCTTCGGCGACAACAGCGACGCGTTCTGGCAGCGCATGGTCGACACGTCCGTGCGCCGCACCGACGCCGGCAAGGTGACCGTCCACTACGACCCGGCGATCGTCAGCCAGTTCACCCATCACAAGGCCGATCTCGACGTCTGGGACGCCTATGACGCCATCGGCGCGCCGACGCTCCTGTTGCGCGGCGAGACGTCGGATGTGCTCGCCGCCCCGGTCGCCGCGAGGATGACGCAACGCGGCCCGAAACCCCGCCTGGTCGAGTTCGCCGGGGTCGGCCATGCCCCGACGCTCGCCACCCCGGCCGAGATCGACCTGCTGCGCAGCTTCCTCGCGAGCTGA
- a CDS encoding glycosyltransferase — protein MPHEIDTTLAVAVLLPCYNEEKTIAGVVAGFRDALPGARVVVFDNNSTDLTALRARAAGAQVVRVPHQGKGNVVRRMFADIDADIYVMADGDGTYAPSDAPLLINTLLTEHADMAVGTRRGVGEDAGRTGHAFGNRLFNAIYQRLFGRDFTDILSGYRAFTRRYVKSFPAVSAGFEIETEMSVHASMLKLPVVEIALDYGRRPEGSSSKLSTFRDGAKILWMFAMLMKETQPLRFFGAISALCLAAGFVLMVPVLAEYFATGLVPRLPTWVLAIALVMMSMLFAIAGLILDSVARGRAEQKRMVYLSYGPVRSEPAKLAASATKAAAKVRAV, from the coding sequence ATGCCACACGAAATCGATACGACGCTCGCCGTGGCAGTGCTCCTGCCCTGCTACAATGAGGAGAAGACCATCGCCGGGGTGGTGGCCGGGTTTCGCGACGCGCTGCCCGGCGCCCGCGTCGTCGTCTTCGACAACAACTCGACCGACCTGACCGCGCTCAGGGCACGCGCCGCCGGCGCGCAGGTGGTGCGCGTGCCGCATCAGGGCAAGGGCAATGTCGTGCGCCGCATGTTCGCCGACATCGATGCCGACATCTACGTGATGGCCGACGGCGACGGCACCTATGCGCCGTCGGACGCGCCGCTCTTGATCAATACGCTTCTCACCGAGCATGCCGACATGGCCGTCGGCACCCGCCGCGGCGTCGGCGAGGATGCGGGCCGCACCGGCCATGCCTTCGGCAACCGGCTGTTCAATGCGATCTACCAGCGCCTGTTCGGCCGCGACTTCACCGACATCCTGTCGGGCTACCGGGCGTTCACCCGCCGCTACGTCAAGAGTTTCCCGGCCGTCTCGGCCGGCTTCGAGATCGAGACCGAAATGTCGGTGCATGCCTCGATGCTGAAGCTGCCGGTGGTCGAGATCGCGCTCGACTACGGCCGCCGGCCGGAGGGCTCGTCGTCGAAGCTCTCGACCTTCAGGGACGGGGCGAAGATCCTGTGGATGTTCGCCATGCTGATGAAGGAAACTCAGCCGCTGCGCTTCTTCGGCGCGATCTCCGCTCTGTGCCTGGCGGCCGGCTTCGTTCTGATGGTGCCGGTGCTCGCCGAATATTTCGCGACGGGGCTGGTGCCGCGCCTGCCGACCTGGGTGCTGGCGATCGCGCTGGTGATGATGTCGATGCTGTTCGCCATCGCCGGACTGATCCTCGATTCGGTGGCGCGCGGCCGCGCCGAGCAGAAACGCATGGTCTATCTGTCCTACGGCCCGGTGCGGTCCGAACCGGCGAAGCTGGCGGCCAGCGCGACGAAGGCCGCGGCCAAGGTGCGGGCCGTGTGA
- a CDS encoding YifB family Mg chelatase-like AAA ATPase yields MVSRVSTVAFEGIEAVPVDVQVMIAPGKMNIHIVGLPDKAVAESRERVQAALHASGLSLPVKKVTVNLAPADLPKEGSHYDLPIALGLMAALGAIPGDAIADYVVLGELSLDGTIAPVAGALPAAIGANAIGKGLICPHASGPEAAWAGADIDILAPRSLIAIANHFRGTQVLSRPEPAVRKMAGAALDLADIKGQESAKRALEVAAAGGHNLLMTGPPGSGKSMLAQRLPSILPPLSPKELLEVSMIASIAGELADGRLTDRRPFRSPHHSASMAAMVGGGLRIRPGEASLAHNGVLFLDEFPEFTPQVLDALRQPLENGECVIARANHRVSYPARVQLVAAMNPCRCGMAGQPGYRCLRGPRCQADYQARISGPLMDRIDIRVDVPAVSAADLIRPSKAEPSSVVAARVARARDIQRERFTALGLAAATTNAHCATAVVEDIAEPDAAGLALLRDASEKLGFSARAYHRVLRVARTLADLDGEAKVGRIHLAESISYRMSAERLAQAA; encoded by the coding sequence ATGGTGTCGCGGGTGAGCACGGTCGCGTTCGAGGGCATCGAGGCGGTTCCCGTCGACGTCCAGGTGATGATCGCACCCGGCAAGATGAACATCCACATCGTCGGCCTGCCGGACAAGGCGGTGGCCGAAAGCCGCGAGCGGGTGCAGGCCGCGCTCCACGCGTCCGGTCTGTCGCTGCCGGTCAAGAAGGTGACGGTCAATCTGGCGCCGGCCGACCTGCCCAAGGAAGGCAGCCATTACGACCTGCCGATCGCGCTCGGGCTGATGGCGGCGCTCGGCGCCATCCCCGGCGACGCCATCGCCGACTATGTGGTGCTCGGCGAACTGTCGCTTGATGGGACGATCGCGCCGGTGGCCGGCGCGCTGCCGGCGGCGATCGGGGCCAATGCGATCGGCAAGGGCCTGATCTGTCCGCATGCGTCGGGTCCGGAGGCTGCCTGGGCGGGTGCCGACATCGACATCCTCGCCCCGCGCAGCCTGATTGCGATCGCCAACCATTTCCGCGGCACGCAGGTTCTGTCGCGCCCCGAACCGGCGGTGCGGAAGATGGCGGGCGCGGCCCTCGACCTCGCCGACATCAAGGGCCAGGAAAGCGCCAAGCGGGCGCTGGAGGTGGCGGCGGCCGGCGGGCACAATCTGCTGATGACCGGGCCGCCCGGCTCCGGCAAGTCGATGCTGGCGCAGCGCCTGCCGTCGATCCTGCCGCCGCTGTCGCCGAAGGAACTGCTCGAAGTCTCGATGATCGCCTCGATCGCCGGCGAACTCGCCGACGGCAGGCTGACTGACCGGCGCCCGTTTCGCAGCCCCCATCACTCGGCCTCGATGGCGGCGATGGTGGGCGGCGGGCTGCGCATCCGGCCGGGCGAGGCCTCGCTGGCGCACAACGGCGTGCTCTTTCTCGACGAGTTTCCCGAGTTCACGCCGCAGGTGCTCGACGCGCTGCGCCAGCCGCTGGAGAACGGCGAATGCGTCATTGCGCGCGCCAACCACCGCGTCTCCTATCCGGCGCGCGTGCAGCTCGTCGCGGCGATGAACCCGTGCCGCTGCGGGATGGCGGGCCAGCCGGGCTATCGCTGCCTGCGCGGGCCGCGCTGCCAGGCCGACTACCAGGCGCGCATTTCCGGCCCGCTGATGGACCGCATCGACATCCGCGTCGACGTGCCGGCGGTGTCGGCGGCGGACCTGATCCGGCCGTCGAAAGCCGAACCGTCCAGCGTGGTGGCGGCGCGCGTGGCGCGGGCCCGCGACATCCAGCGCGAGCGCTTCACGGCGCTCGGCCTCGCCGCGGCGACAACCAATGCGCATTGCGCCACGGCGGTGGTGGAGGACATCGCCGAGCCCGACGCGGCCGGCCTGGCGCTGCTGCGCGACGCGAGCGAGAAGCTCGGCTTTTCGGCGCGCGCCTATCATCGCGTGCTGCGGGTCGCGCGCACGCTCGCCGACCTCGACGGCGAGGCGAAGGTCGGGCGCATCCACCTGGCGGAGTCGATCTCCTACCGGATGAGCGCGGAGCGGCTGGCGCAGGCGGCGTGA
- a CDS encoding substrate-binding domain-containing protein: MKRFLTALAAATALLAAQPVLAQDGPAKIALIHGLSGSPLEAYSKQTHTGFEMGLEYATKGTMEIKGRKIELVKKDSQFKPDIARALLAEAYADEDVVLAVGDTSSGVAMAMLPVAAENEKILLVEPAVADGLTGKDSNRYVFKTSRNSSMDMQAQALALKPDANLYVATLAQDYAFGRDGISAFKAALEGTGANLVHEEYVPQQTTDFTAPVERLFNALKDKQGRKVIVIYVAGIDAMTPLVTADPARYGIELSTGGNILPALAGYKKVPGMEGAIYYYYEAPKNPVNDWLVAEHQKRFNSPPDFFTAGGFAAAMAVAKALETASDWETETLIKTMEGMTFDTPKGPMTFRPEDHQALQSMYHFKIKVDDKVDWAIPELVREIKPEEMKIPVGRDNSK; this comes from the coding sequence ATGAAGAGATTTCTGACGGCGCTGGCTGCGGCCACTGCGCTGCTGGCCGCACAGCCTGTCCTGGCGCAGGACGGACCGGCCAAGATCGCGCTGATCCACGGCCTTTCTGGCTCGCCGCTCGAAGCCTATTCGAAGCAGACCCATACCGGCTTCGAGATGGGTCTTGAATACGCGACCAAGGGCACGATGGAGATCAAGGGCCGCAAGATCGAGCTGGTGAAGAAGGACAGCCAGTTCAAGCCCGACATCGCGCGCGCGCTGCTCGCCGAAGCTTATGCCGACGAGGACGTCGTGCTCGCCGTCGGCGACACCTCGTCGGGCGTGGCGATGGCGATGCTGCCGGTCGCCGCCGAAAACGAGAAGATCCTGCTCGTCGAACCGGCCGTCGCCGACGGCCTGACCGGCAAGGATTCCAACCGCTACGTCTTCAAGACCTCGCGCAACTCGTCGATGGACATGCAGGCGCAGGCGCTGGCGCTGAAGCCGGACGCCAACCTTTACGTCGCCACGCTGGCACAGGACTATGCGTTCGGCCGCGACGGCATTTCGGCCTTCAAGGCAGCCCTCGAGGGCACCGGCGCCAACCTCGTGCATGAGGAATACGTGCCGCAGCAGACCACCGACTTCACCGCTCCGGTCGAGCGCCTGTTCAACGCGCTCAAGGACAAGCAGGGCCGCAAGGTGATCGTCATCTACGTCGCCGGCATCGACGCGATGACGCCGCTCGTCACCGCCGATCCGGCCCGCTATGGCATCGAACTCTCCACCGGCGGCAACATCCTGCCCGCTCTTGCCGGCTACAAGAAGGTGCCCGGCATGGAAGGCGCCATCTACTACTACTACGAGGCGCCGAAGAACCCGGTGAACGACTGGCTCGTCGCCGAGCACCAGAAGCGCTTCAACTCGCCGCCGGACTTCTTCACCGCCGGCGGTTTCGCCGCCGCCATGGCGGTCGCCAAGGCGCTGGAGACCGCGTCGGACTGGGAGACCGAGACGCTGATCAAGACCATGGAAGGGATGACCTTCGACACGCCGAAGGGCCCGATGACCTTCCGTCCGGAAGATCACCAGGCACTGCAGTCGATGTACCACTTCAAGATCAAGGTCGACGACAAGGTCGACTGGGCGATCCCGGAACTGGTGCGCGAGATCAAGCCCGAGGAGATGAAGATCCCGGTCGGGCGGGATAATTCGAAGTAG
- the gshB gene encoding glutathione synthase: MPLSVAVQMDHVRTVNIAGDTSFALSLEAQRRGHRLYHYTPDRLTQENGRIVARVEEMQVRDIKGDHFSLGEPVRTDLSEMDVILLRQDPPFDMNYITTTHMLERIHPKTLVVNDPAWVRNSPEKIFVTEFPDLMPETLITRDPEEVAAFRRAHRDIIVKPLYGNGGAGIFHMREDDRNLASLLEMFGQMFREPFIVQRYLKDVRKGDKRIILIDGEAVGAINRVPAEHDSRSNMHVGGRAEATELTAREREICERIGPSLKARGFILVGIDVIGDYMTEINVTSPTGVREVKRFGGADIASLFWDAVEAKRG, encoded by the coding sequence ATGCCACTGTCCGTCGCCGTCCAGATGGACCATGTCCGCACCGTCAACATCGCCGGCGATACGAGCTTCGCGCTGTCGCTGGAGGCGCAGCGGCGCGGCCACAGGCTCTACCATTACACGCCCGATCGGCTGACCCAGGAGAACGGCCGTATCGTCGCCCGCGTCGAGGAAATGCAGGTGCGCGACATCAAGGGGGACCATTTCTCGCTCGGCGAGCCGGTGCGCACCGACCTGTCCGAGATGGACGTGATCCTGCTGCGCCAGGATCCGCCCTTCGACATGAACTACATCACCACCACCCACATGCTGGAGCGCATCCACCCGAAGACGCTGGTGGTCAACGACCCGGCCTGGGTGCGCAACTCGCCGGAGAAGATCTTCGTCACCGAATTCCCCGACCTGATGCCGGAAACGCTGATCACCCGCGACCCTGAGGAGGTGGCAGCCTTCCGCCGCGCGCATCGCGACATCATCGTCAAGCCGCTCTACGGCAATGGCGGCGCCGGCATCTTCCACATGCGCGAGGACGACCGCAATCTCGCCTCGCTGCTCGAGATGTTCGGCCAGATGTTCCGCGAGCCCTTCATCGTCCAGCGCTACCTGAAGGACGTGCGCAAGGGCGACAAGCGCATCATCCTGATCGACGGCGAGGCGGTGGGCGCCATCAACCGGGTGCCGGCCGAGCACGATTCGCGCTCCAACATGCATGTCGGCGGCCGCGCCGAAGCGACGGAACTCACCGCGCGGGAGCGCGAGATCTGCGAGCGCATCGGGCCGTCTTTGAAGGCGCGGGGCTTCATCCTCGTCGGCATCGACGTGATCGGCGACTACATGACCGAGATCAACGTCACCTCGCCGACGGGCGTGCGCGAGGTGAAGCGCTTCGGGGGCGCGGACATCGCGAGCCTGTTCTGGGACGCGGTGGAGGCGAAGCGGGGGTAG
- a CDS encoding branched-chain amino acid ABC transporter permease, translated as MTPLDRIRGVYVLPVILAAIAFILIGQPSSWATLTVAGLSMGMMIFLMASGLSLIFGLMDVLNFGHSAFVSFGAFIAATVLAALGGWLVADSAFLNLAALFAAIGAATAFGAVAGWAFERVIVKPVYKDHLRQILITMGALIVAEQLVLAIWGGVPIQVQRPAILTGSIILGDVSIEIYRVFAFLLGLAVYAALYLVLNRTRLGLLIRAGVENREMVEALGFRIDRLFIGVFMAGSALAAMGGSMWAGYQGLITPAIGGELMILVFIVVIIGGLGSIQGSLLGAILVGLMANYVAFLAPKLSLASNMLLMMAILLWRPWGLKPAVKG; from the coding sequence ATGACCCCTCTCGACCGCATCCGCGGCGTGTATGTGCTGCCCGTCATCCTGGCGGCGATCGCCTTCATCCTGATCGGGCAGCCGTCGAGCTGGGCGACGCTGACGGTGGCGGGCCTGTCGATGGGCATGATGATCTTCCTGATGGCGTCCGGCCTGTCGCTGATCTTCGGCCTGATGGACGTGTTGAACTTCGGCCACTCCGCCTTCGTCTCCTTCGGCGCTTTCATCGCGGCGACCGTGCTCGCGGCGCTCGGCGGCTGGCTGGTCGCCGACAGCGCCTTCCTCAACCTCGCCGCGCTGTTCGCCGCGATTGGCGCCGCCACCGCCTTCGGCGCGGTCGCCGGATGGGCCTTCGAGCGGGTCATCGTCAAGCCGGTCTACAAGGACCATCTTCGCCAGATCCTGATCACCATGGGCGCGCTGATCGTCGCCGAGCAGCTCGTGCTCGCCATCTGGGGCGGCGTGCCGATCCAGGTGCAGCGGCCGGCGATCCTCACCGGCTCGATCATCCTCGGCGACGTATCGATCGAGATCTACCGCGTCTTCGCCTTCCTGCTGGGGCTCGCCGTCTATGCCGCGCTCTACCTCGTGCTCAACCGCACCCGACTCGGTCTCCTGATCCGCGCCGGCGTCGAGAACCGCGAAATGGTCGAGGCGCTCGGCTTTCGCATCGACCGGCTGTTCATCGGCGTGTTCATGGCCGGCTCGGCGCTGGCGGCCATGGGCGGCTCGATGTGGGCCGGCTACCAGGGCCTGATCACGCCGGCGATCGGCGGCGAGCTGATGATCCTGGTCTTCATCGTCGTCATCATCGGCGGGCTGGGTTCGATCCAGGGCTCGCTGCTCGGCGCCATCCTCGTCGGGCTGATGGCCAACTATGTCGCCTTCCTCGCGCCGAAACTTTCGCTCGCCTCCAACATGCTGCTGATGATGGCGATCCTGCTCTGGCGGCCCTGGGGGCTGAAGCCGGCGGTGAAGGGGTGA
- a CDS encoding branched-chain amino acid ABC transporter permease, whose amino-acid sequence MLVGLALAFAPFLFPDVRAQEVAARICIFIVLVASYDLLIGYTGIVSFAHTMFFGLGAYGTAIALKAMGPSFTAIAVGGGAGLVATLVLALLIGLLSLRVKAIFFAMVTLAAASVMLVLASQLSDYTGGEDGITYQIPRAFAPAFKLFEDADGKVARLFGVPLNGRIAAYYFVFLTSLALFLFMLRVVASPLGSVLKAIRENEMRAEAIGYKVVAYRTAIFCLAALIAALAGILRAVWLKYAGPDVVLSFHIMIDILLMVVIGGMGTMVGAVIGVVVMTLAQFYLKDLMQIGADATAGVPIVHQLLEPDRWLLWLGVIFILLVYFFPAGIAGTLMNKEWRR is encoded by the coding sequence CTGCTCGTCGGCCTGGCGCTCGCCTTCGCGCCGTTCCTGTTCCCCGACGTCCGGGCGCAGGAGGTGGCGGCGCGGATCTGCATCTTTATCGTGCTGGTGGCGAGCTACGACCTTCTGATCGGCTACACCGGCATCGTCTCCTTCGCGCACACGATGTTCTTCGGCCTCGGGGCCTACGGCACCGCGATCGCGCTGAAGGCGATGGGGCCGAGCTTCACCGCCATCGCGGTCGGCGGCGGCGCGGGGCTCGTCGCGACCCTGGTCCTGGCGCTCCTGATCGGGCTGCTCTCGCTCAGGGTGAAGGCGATCTTCTTCGCCATGGTCACACTTGCCGCTGCCTCGGTCATGCTGGTGCTCGCCTCGCAGCTGTCGGACTACACCGGTGGCGAGGACGGCATCACCTATCAGATCCCCCGCGCCTTCGCGCCGGCCTTCAAGCTGTTCGAGGACGCCGACGGCAAGGTGGCGCGCCTGTTCGGCGTGCCGCTCAACGGGCGCATCGCCGCCTACTACTTCGTCTTCCTGACCAGCCTGGCGCTGTTCCTGTTCATGCTGCGCGTCGTCGCCTCGCCGCTCGGCTCGGTGCTGAAGGCGATCCGCGAGAACGAGATGCGCGCCGAGGCGATCGGCTACAAGGTCGTCGCCTACCGCACCGCGATCTTCTGCCTCGCCGCGCTGATCGCGGCGCTCGCCGGCATCCTGCGCGCGGTCTGGCTCAAATATGCCGGGCCGGACGTGGTGCTCTCCTTCCACATCATGATCGACATCCTGCTGATGGTCGTCATCGGCGGGATGGGCACGATGGTCGGCGCGGTGATCGGCGTCGTCGTGATGACGCTGGCGCAGTTCTACCTGAAGGATCTGATGCAGATCGGCGCCGACGCCACCGCCGGCGTGCCGATCGTCCACCAGCTGCTCGAACCCGACCGCTGGCTGCTCTGGCTCGGCGTCATCTTCATCCTGCTCGTCTATTTCTTCCCCGCCGGGATCGCCGGCACGCTGATGAACAAGGAGTGGCGCCGATGA
- a CDS encoding ABC transporter ATP-binding protein, with protein sequence MTAILRLDDVHTDIGQYHVLHGVSFDVPEGGVHVLLGRNGAGKTTTLRTVMGLWRARKGAIVFRHHDITAMKTPDIARLGIAYVPENMGIFGGLTVEENLRLASATGTFDKDRLARIFSIFPAMEKFWTNQAYALSGGQKQMLAISRAIIEKRDLILIDEPTKGLAPSIIRNMIDAFREIGKETTILLVEQNFHFARALGRGVGVIDDGRIVHRGSMADLAADADLQTRLLSLTAEAH encoded by the coding sequence ATGACTGCGATCCTGCGCCTCGACGACGTCCACACCGATATCGGCCAGTATCACGTCCTGCACGGCGTCTCCTTCGACGTGCCGGAGGGCGGCGTGCACGTGCTGCTCGGCCGCAACGGCGCCGGCAAGACGACGACCCTGCGCACCGTCATGGGCCTGTGGCGGGCGCGGAAGGGCGCGATCGTCTTCCGCCACCACGACATCACGGCGATGAAGACGCCCGACATCGCCCGGCTCGGCATCGCCTACGTGCCGGAGAACATGGGCATCTTCGGCGGACTGACCGTCGAGGAGAACCTGCGGCTCGCCTCCGCCACCGGCACGTTCGACAAGGACCGGCTGGCGCGCATCTTCTCGATCTTCCCCGCGATGGAGAAATTCTGGACCAACCAGGCCTATGCGCTGTCCGGCGGACAGAAGCAGATGCTGGCGATCTCGCGTGCGATCATCGAGAAGCGCGACCTGATCCTGATCGACGAGCCGACCAAGGGCCTGGCGCCCTCGATCATCCGCAACATGATCGACGCCTTCCGCGAGATCGGCAAGGAGACGACGATCCTGCTGGTCGAGCAGAATTTCCACTTTGCCAGGGCGCTCGGCCGCGGCGTCGGCGTCATCGACGACGGACGGATCGTGCACCGTGGTTCGATGGCCGACCTCGCCGCCGACGCCGACCTGCAGACCCGGCTGCTCAGCCTGACCGCGGAGGCGCATTGA